A section of the Myxocyprinus asiaticus isolate MX2 ecotype Aquarium Trade chromosome 22, UBuf_Myxa_2, whole genome shotgun sequence genome encodes:
- the LOC127412730 gene encoding protein NipSnap homolog 3A-like isoform X2 translates to MVKTNHQGPPQSKPRASISTGPQQQHETFYEFRTYSIQPHLNTAFLKLTNEKIHLRTAHSELIGYWTVEYGGLNQVFHIWKYDSYAQRASVRASLAQDPCWIEQYISKAMPMLSSQDNEVTYLVPWSKIQKPPKEGGVFELATFQMKPGGPAVWGAAFQAAVGTHTGSGYTHSVGVFHSEFGQLNQVHVLWWYKSADERAAIRHKSHGDVRVVAAVRESAAYLVSQKNKLMFPCAFSPIK, encoded by the exons ATGGTAAAAACGAACCACCAGGGGCCCCCGCAAAGCaag CCCAGGGCATCAATATCCACTGGACCACAGCAGCAACACGAAACCTTTTATGAGTTCCGCACCTATTCAATCCAGCCTCATCTCAATACTGCCTTCCTCAAACTGACCAATGAGAAGATCCACCTGCGGACTGCCCACTCAGAGCTTATTGGCTACTGGACTGTGGAATATGGGGGTCTCAATCAGGTTTTCCACATCTGGAAGTATG ACAGCTACGCCCAGCGGGCATCTGTGCGGGCATCCTTGGCTCAGGACCCTTGCTGGATTGAGCAGTACATCTCTAAAGCAATGCCAATGCTGAGCTCTCAGGATAATGAAGTCACATACCTCGTACCCTGGAGTAAAATTCAGAAGCCACCCAAAGAGGGAG GAGTGTTTGAGCTGGCCACCTTCCAGATGAAGCCGGGTGGCCCGGCGGTGTGGGGTGCGGCGTTTCAGGCGGCAGTGGGGACCCACACAGGATCAGGGTACACTCATTCAGTGGGGGTTTTTCACTCTGAATTTGGACAGCTCAATCAAG tgcatgttTTATGGTGGTACAAGAGTGCAGACGAGCGAGCAGCGATTCGGCATAAATCTCATGGAGATGTCAGAGTGGTTGCAGCAG tAAGGGAAAGTGCTGCATACCTGGTGTCACAGAAGAATAAACTCATGTTCCCCTGTGCTTTCTCACCCATCAAATAG
- the LOC127412730 gene encoding protein NipSnap homolog 3A-like isoform X1 → MTLTMNKITQLRSAFRKAAFLTERFLSLKKRPAPRASISTGPQQQHETFYEFRTYSIQPHLNTAFLKLTNEKIHLRTAHSELIGYWTVEYGGLNQVFHIWKYDSYAQRASVRASLAQDPCWIEQYISKAMPMLSSQDNEVTYLVPWSKIQKPPKEGGVFELATFQMKPGGPAVWGAAFQAAVGTHTGSGYTHSVGVFHSEFGQLNQVHVLWWYKSADERAAIRHKSHGDVRVVAAVRESAAYLVSQKNKLMFPCAFSPIK, encoded by the exons ATGACActcacaatgaacaaaataactcAGTTACGAAGCGCCTTTCGGAAAGCGGCTTTTCTCACAGAGCGCTTTCTCTCTTTGAAAAAGCGACCTGCG CCCAGGGCATCAATATCCACTGGACCACAGCAGCAACACGAAACCTTTTATGAGTTCCGCACCTATTCAATCCAGCCTCATCTCAATACTGCCTTCCTCAAACTGACCAATGAGAAGATCCACCTGCGGACTGCCCACTCAGAGCTTATTGGCTACTGGACTGTGGAATATGGGGGTCTCAATCAGGTTTTCCACATCTGGAAGTATG ACAGCTACGCCCAGCGGGCATCTGTGCGGGCATCCTTGGCTCAGGACCCTTGCTGGATTGAGCAGTACATCTCTAAAGCAATGCCAATGCTGAGCTCTCAGGATAATGAAGTCACATACCTCGTACCCTGGAGTAAAATTCAGAAGCCACCCAAAGAGGGAG GAGTGTTTGAGCTGGCCACCTTCCAGATGAAGCCGGGTGGCCCGGCGGTGTGGGGTGCGGCGTTTCAGGCGGCAGTGGGGACCCACACAGGATCAGGGTACACTCATTCAGTGGGGGTTTTTCACTCTGAATTTGGACAGCTCAATCAAG tgcatgttTTATGGTGGTACAAGAGTGCAGACGAGCGAGCAGCGATTCGGCATAAATCTCATGGAGATGTCAGAGTGGTTGCAGCAG tAAGGGAAAGTGCTGCATACCTGGTGTCACAGAAGAATAAACTCATGTTCCCCTGTGCTTTCTCACCCATCAAATAG
- the LOC127412735 gene encoding probable pancreatic secretory proteinase inhibitor, with product MTGTAVLLMSVFLLLSAGAEDKSRLYRRPACGGLSVNQACPLNYSPVCGNDGISYVNECALCVQRMHTNADILIVKEGRC from the exons ATGACTGGAACAGCAGTGCTACTGATGAGCGTTTTCCTCCTTCTCTCTGCTG GTGCAGAGGACAAATCAAGACTCTACCGAAGG CCTGCATGTGGAGGTTTGAGTGTCAATCAAGCATGTCCTCTTAATTACTCTCCTGTGTGTGGAAATGATGGCATCTCATACGTCAATGAATGTGCCCTGTGTGTACAGAGAAT GCACACTAATGCTGACATCTTGATTGTGAAAGAAGGGCGCTGCTGA
- the LOC127412728 gene encoding probable tRNA(His) guanylyltransferase isoform X1, producing MLRLLSLNVGGLTVHRTPSHKFSTASVMAKSKFEYVRNFELDDTCLRNCYIVVRLDGRNFHKFSDQHQFIKPNDNRALGLMSRSARSVMEELDDITIAYGQSDEFSFVFKRSTNWFKRRTSKLMTHVTSQFSSSFVFYWKEYFGEQPLLYPPSFDGRVVLYPSNHNLRDYLSWRQADCHINNLYNTAFWTLVQKGGLTTTQAENRLNGTQAADKNEILFSEFNINYNNEPALHRKGTTLIWEKVNETTTKHIKRPSEEETEVTVTWTKKTVTTHSCDIIGDQFWEEHPDILESDQC from the exons ATGCTGAGACTGTTGTCGTTAAACGTTGGAGGTCTTACAGTGCACAGGACACCAAGTCATAAATTCAGTACAGCATCTGTCATGGCAAAAAGTAAGTTTGAGTACGTGAGAAACTTTGAGCTTGACGACACGTGTTTGAGAAACTGCTACATTGTGGTTCGACTGGATGGACGCAACTTCCATAA GTTTTCAGATCAGcatcagttcattaaacccaATGACAACAGAGCTCTGGGTCTGATGAGCCGCAGTGCCCGTTCAGTCATGGAGGAACTAGATGACATCACTATCGCATATGGACAGAGTGATGAGTTCAGCTTTGTGTTCAAGAGGTCAACCAACTGGTTCAAAAGAAGGACCAG TAAACTGATGACCCATGTGACATCTCAGTTTTCCTCTAGCTTTGTTTTTTACTGGAAGGAGTATTTTGGGGAGCAGCCGCTGCTGTACCCGCCCAGCTTTGATGGCAGGGTGGTGCTGTATCCTAGCAACCATAACCTTAGAGACTATTTAAGCTGGAGACAGGCAGATT GTCACATCAACAATTTGTACAACACTGCATTCTGGACGTTGGTGCAGAAAGGTGGACTGACCACCACTCAAGCCGAGAACAGGCTTAAT GGAACACAAGCTGCAGATAAGAATGAGATCTTGTTTTCAGAGTTCaatatcaattacaataatgaaccTGCACTGCACAGAAAAGGCACGACTTTAATATGGGAAAAG gtgaatgaaacaacaacaaaacatatcaAGCGACCCAGTGAGGAAGAGACAGAAGTTACCGTGACATGGACCAAGAAGACAGTTACTACTCATTCCTGCGATATCATTGGAGACCAGTTCTGGGAAGAACATCCAGATATTCTGGAAAGCGACCAATGTTAA
- the LOC127412728 gene encoding probable tRNA(His) guanylyltransferase isoform X2 — translation MDRVMSSALCSRGQPTGSKEGPGRILCCDVYYFDGRVVLYPSNHNLRDYLSWRQADCHINNLYNTAFWTLVQKGGLTTTQAENRLNGTQAADKNEILFSEFNINYNNEPALHRKGTTLIWEKVNETTTKHIKRPSEEETEVTVTWTKKTVTTHSCDIIGDQFWEEHPDILESDQC, via the exons ATGGACAGAGTGATGAGTTCAGCTTTGTGTTCAAGAGGTCAACCAACTGGTTCAAAAGAAGGACCAGGTAGGATTTTATGTTGTGATGTATATTA CTTTGATGGCAGGGTGGTGCTGTATCCTAGCAACCATAACCTTAGAGACTATTTAAGCTGGAGACAGGCAGATT GTCACATCAACAATTTGTACAACACTGCATTCTGGACGTTGGTGCAGAAAGGTGGACTGACCACCACTCAAGCCGAGAACAGGCTTAAT GGAACACAAGCTGCAGATAAGAATGAGATCTTGTTTTCAGAGTTCaatatcaattacaataatgaaccTGCACTGCACAGAAAAGGCACGACTTTAATATGGGAAAAG gtgaatgaaacaacaacaaaacatatcaAGCGACCCAGTGAGGAAGAGACAGAAGTTACCGTGACATGGACCAAGAAGACAGTTACTACTCATTCCTGCGATATCATTGGAGACCAGTTCTGGGAAGAACATCCAGATATTCTGGAAAGCGACCAATGTTAA